From Cyanobium sp. ATX 6F1, a single genomic window includes:
- a CDS encoding histidine phosphatase family protein, with protein MPLRIVLVRHGLSSFNLEHRIQGRDDLSDLTEEGVRQARATGAALKELSLTAAYSSPLSRAADTARHLLAEQGSGLEPVFDDGLLEVDLAPWSGLLSKEVHERFPEQAHQWLHAPGELELEAADGRRYRPIPELLEQAGRFIKGLLARHDADRSATGTVLVVAHNAILRCLLLHLLGRSANELRRLRVDNASISVLNLERSAEGPLQVQIESLNGTAHLGAGLPPKGAGQRLLLVRHGETDWNRQGRFQGQIDIPLNANGWAQAEAAGRFLEPVSFQRAYTSSMARPRQTAEAILKTHPGVPLTSVPALVEIGHGLWEGQLEQEIADGWPALLADWKRAPHTVQMPEGENLQQVWDRSLLAWNRIVAGLDPSETALVIAHDAVNKTILCALLGLAPADIWAVKQGNGGVTVIDYPQGPKGLPLVAALNLTAHLGGVIDRTAAGAL; from the coding sequence GTGCCCCTGAGGATTGTGCTGGTTCGCCATGGGCTGAGCAGCTTCAACCTGGAGCACCGCATTCAGGGTCGTGACGACCTTTCCGACCTCACCGAGGAGGGGGTGCGCCAGGCCCGGGCCACCGGCGCCGCGCTCAAGGAGTTGTCCCTGACGGCGGCCTACAGCTCGCCGCTGAGCCGGGCCGCTGACACGGCACGTCATCTGCTGGCCGAGCAGGGCAGTGGCCTGGAGCCCGTCTTCGACGACGGCCTGCTGGAGGTGGATCTGGCCCCCTGGAGCGGCCTGCTGAGCAAGGAGGTGCACGAGCGCTTCCCCGAGCAGGCTCACCAGTGGCTCCACGCCCCCGGTGAGCTGGAACTGGAGGCCGCCGATGGCCGCCGCTATCGGCCGATTCCGGAGCTGCTGGAGCAGGCGGGACGCTTCATCAAGGGCCTGCTGGCCCGCCATGACGCCGATCGCTCGGCAACCGGCACCGTGCTCGTGGTGGCCCACAACGCCATCCTGCGCTGCCTGCTGCTGCATCTGCTGGGGCGCTCCGCCAACGAACTGCGCCGGTTAAGGGTCGACAACGCCTCCATTTCGGTGCTGAACCTGGAGCGCTCCGCCGAGGGCCCGCTGCAGGTGCAGATCGAGTCGCTGAACGGCACCGCCCACCTGGGGGCCGGCCTGCCCCCCAAGGGCGCCGGCCAGCGCCTGTTGTTGGTGCGCCATGGGGAAACCGACTGGAACCGCCAGGGGCGCTTCCAGGGCCAGATCGACATCCCCCTCAACGCCAACGGCTGGGCCCAGGCCGAGGCGGCCGGCCGATTCCTTGAGCCGGTGTCCTTCCAGCGCGCCTACACCAGTTCGATGGCTCGGCCGCGCCAGACCGCCGAGGCGATCCTGAAGACCCATCCGGGAGTGCCGCTCACCAGCGTTCCAGCGCTGGTGGAGATCGGCCATGGCCTCTGGGAAGGCCAGCTGGAGCAAGAGATCGCCGATGGCTGGCCGGCGTTGCTGGCCGACTGGAAGCGGGCGCCCCACACCGTGCAGATGCCCGAGGGCGAGAACCTCCAGCAGGTCTGGGACCGCTCACTGCTGGCCTGGAACCGCATCGTCGCTGGACTCGATCCCAGCGAAACGGCCCTGGTGATTGCCCATGACGCAGTCAACAAGACCATCCTCTGCGCCTTGCTGGGCCTGGCCCCGGCTGACATCTGGGCGGTCAAGCAGGGCAACGGCGGTGTCACGGTGATTGATTACCCCCAGGGCCCCAAAGGCCTGCCGTTGGTGGCCGCCCTCAACCTGACGGCCCATCTTGGGGGGGTGATCGATCGCACCGCCGCCGGCGCCCTCTAG
- a CDS encoding CPBP family intramembrane glutamic endopeptidase — translation MTTSSSRPRSQPWKVGLALLSLLLSLLLWVNGLLDSLQRPSVGNALSQRQLELAILAAPQLPDNLRTALVGTAPERQLLDELNRQATGTSEAGVPETGAKLLERGLLEGSLGHRDAARTLFLKLQQAGPAPDQSVLVEKLLASEALPQEQAQTLSFPLAGQPLLRQWACRQLMNAGPGDPASGCRDGSAERRAALQLLAVNVLPAIALLAGLMLLVRELWLRWRGKALAAAALVAPPLNLVDVTLLVAGGFVVLGDLVTPLVIRQPTDALLKALQVGSPLSSGISVVIFYLGLMVCPLLILALMLRQQAPPEGGWLQFRWQPLGLNLRRALKGFLIVLPLVSLVGWLQSQLLGDPGGSNPLLELVLESDSLPTLLCFALTAVVLAPLFEETIFRGVLLPVLGRELGAVWGVVVSSLVFGIAHLSLGELPPLFVLGLGLGWLRWSSGRLGACVLMHALWNGVTFANLVLLGN, via the coding sequence GTGACAACGAGCAGCAGCCGGCCCCGTTCGCAGCCCTGGAAGGTTGGCCTCGCCCTGCTCAGCCTGCTGCTCAGCCTGCTGCTCTGGGTCAATGGGCTGCTCGACAGCCTGCAGCGGCCGTCCGTGGGCAACGCCCTCAGCCAGCGTCAACTGGAGCTGGCGATCCTGGCGGCCCCCCAATTGCCAGACAACCTGAGGACAGCCCTGGTGGGCACGGCCCCGGAGCGGCAACTTCTCGATGAACTGAATCGCCAGGCCACGGGCACAAGCGAAGCGGGCGTACCCGAGACGGGCGCCAAGCTGCTGGAGCGGGGACTGCTGGAGGGCAGCCTCGGGCACAGGGACGCGGCCCGGACGCTGTTTCTCAAACTCCAACAGGCCGGCCCAGCGCCCGATCAGTCCGTTCTTGTGGAGAAACTGCTGGCCTCCGAGGCGCTGCCGCAGGAGCAGGCCCAGACCCTTAGCTTCCCCCTGGCCGGCCAACCGCTGCTACGCCAGTGGGCCTGCCGGCAACTAATGAATGCAGGGCCTGGGGATCCTGCGTCAGGGTGCCGAGATGGTTCTGCAGAACGCAGGGCGGCCCTGCAGTTGCTGGCGGTGAACGTGCTGCCTGCCATCGCCCTGCTGGCCGGCCTGATGCTGCTCGTGCGCGAGCTGTGGCTGCGCTGGCGGGGCAAAGCGCTGGCGGCGGCAGCCCTGGTGGCCCCCCCACTCAACCTGGTGGATGTCACCTTGTTGGTGGCCGGTGGCTTCGTGGTGCTGGGGGATCTGGTCACCCCCCTGGTGATCCGCCAGCCCACGGACGCCCTGCTCAAGGCCCTGCAGGTCGGATCACCGCTGTCCTCAGGGATCTCGGTGGTGATCTTCTACCTGGGGCTGATGGTCTGCCCGCTGCTGATCCTGGCGTTGATGCTGCGGCAACAGGCACCCCCCGAAGGCGGTTGGCTGCAGTTTCGCTGGCAGCCCCTGGGGCTGAACCTCAGGCGAGCCCTCAAGGGCTTTTTGATCGTGCTGCCGCTGGTGAGCCTGGTGGGTTGGCTGCAGAGCCAGCTGCTGGGTGACCCCGGCGGCAGCAACCCCCTGCTGGAACTGGTGCTCGAAAGCGACAGCCTGCCGACCCTGCTCTGCTTCGCCCTGACCGCCGTCGTGCTGGCCCCCCTGTTCGAGGAAACGATCTTCCGGGGCGTGCTGCTGCCCGTGCTCGGCCGGGAACTCGGTGCGGTCTGGGGGGTCGTGGTCAGCAGCCTGGTGTTCGGCATCGCCCACCTCAGCCTGGGGGAACTACCTCCACTGTTCGTCCTGGGGCTGGGGCTGGGTTGGCTGCGCTGGAGCAGCGGTCGCCTGGGGGCCTGTGTGCTGATGCACGCCCTCTGGAATGGCGTCACCTTCGCCAACCTGGTGCTGCTGGGCAATTGA
- a CDS encoding peptidoglycan D,D-transpeptidase FtsI family protein has translation MTNVQRRVVDLHSVPAGRLLAVYLVLAAGLAGLAVRLAWVQIVQGPKLEARARAIQTQKVTPIGKRRTIVDREGRLVALDEERFVLWAHPRYFNFPGDDPNGVRRPEEVAAKLAAVLAVPKDKLLSTIGTRRTGVKLASDLDPETAHRVRSLGISGLDLEAFPQRIYPQGSLFANVVGFLNQERVPQAGLEQSRDSDLKRHESSRSMRRGADGTPLPDGLQAGVLYGDDLRLQLTLDARLQQVAQAALAKQVKQWNAKKGVALVMDVRNGEMLALASVPSYNPNRFWTYSPSLFREWSVQDLYEPGSTFKPINLALALQEGAIDPGGTVTDNGSLTIGGWPIYNHDKRANGVMDFPTVLQVSSNVGMVQAMRHVKPSHFWAWLHKFGIDTVPDTDLPGAVAGQLKSKSDFVSQPIEPATAAFGQGFSLTPLKLLQLHAMLANGGRLVSPHITRGLRSGEGLAGPAPEGGLQLIKPQVALTVLHWMETVVQKGSGKGIRIPGYRIGGKTGTAQKALNGVYIPGARICSFVAHLPIEDPRFVVLVVVDEPQGGNAYGSTVAVPVAKQIVEALLVLEKIPPSPVLNGGKTAAAAKARPTG, from the coding sequence TTGACCAACGTTCAGCGGCGCGTCGTCGATCTCCACAGCGTTCCGGCCGGCCGTCTGCTGGCGGTGTATCTGGTGCTGGCTGCGGGCCTGGCGGGCCTGGCGGTGCGCCTGGCCTGGGTGCAGATCGTTCAGGGCCCCAAGCTCGAGGCCCGCGCCCGGGCGATCCAGACCCAGAAGGTCACGCCGATCGGCAAGCGCCGCACGATCGTCGATCGCGAAGGCCGCCTGGTGGCCCTCGACGAGGAGCGCTTCGTTCTCTGGGCCCATCCGCGCTACTTCAACTTCCCCGGCGATGACCCCAACGGGGTTCGCCGCCCCGAGGAGGTGGCCGCCAAGCTGGCTGCGGTGCTGGCGGTGCCCAAAGACAAGCTTCTCAGCACCATCGGTACGCGCCGTACCGGGGTGAAACTGGCCTCCGATCTGGACCCGGAAACGGCCCACCGGGTCAGGAGCCTGGGCATCAGCGGCCTCGATCTGGAAGCGTTCCCGCAGCGGATCTACCCCCAGGGCAGCCTGTTCGCGAACGTGGTGGGTTTTCTGAACCAGGAGCGGGTTCCCCAGGCGGGCCTGGAGCAGAGCCGCGACAGCGATCTCAAACGCCACGAATCGTCCCGCTCCATGCGCCGGGGCGCCGATGGCACTCCGCTTCCCGATGGGCTGCAGGCGGGGGTGCTCTACGGCGACGACCTGCGCCTCCAGCTCACCTTGGATGCCCGGCTCCAGCAGGTGGCCCAGGCCGCCCTGGCCAAGCAGGTCAAGCAATGGAACGCCAAGAAGGGCGTTGCCCTGGTGATGGACGTGCGCAACGGCGAGATGCTCGCGCTCGCCTCGGTGCCGAGTTATAACCCCAACCGCTTCTGGACGTACTCGCCATCGCTGTTCAGGGAGTGGTCGGTGCAGGACCTCTACGAACCCGGATCCACCTTCAAGCCGATCAATCTGGCCCTGGCCCTGCAGGAGGGGGCGATCGATCCGGGCGGCACCGTCACCGACAACGGATCACTCACCATCGGCGGCTGGCCGATCTACAACCACGACAAACGGGCCAACGGGGTGATGGATTTCCCGACCGTGCTGCAGGTGTCCAGCAACGTCGGGATGGTGCAGGCCATGCGCCACGTCAAGCCAAGCCATTTCTGGGCCTGGCTGCACAAATTCGGCATCGACACGGTGCCCGACACCGACCTGCCCGGGGCGGTGGCCGGTCAGCTCAAGAGCAAAAGTGATTTCGTCAGCCAGCCGATCGAACCTGCCACGGCAGCCTTCGGCCAGGGCTTCTCCCTCACCCCGCTCAAGCTGCTGCAGCTCCACGCCATGCTGGCCAACGGCGGTCGCCTGGTGAGCCCCCACATCACCCGTGGCCTGCGCTCCGGCGAAGGCCTGGCGGGCCCGGCACCCGAGGGCGGCCTGCAACTGATCAAGCCCCAGGTGGCGCTCACGGTGCTCCACTGGATGGAAACGGTGGTCCAGAAGGGCAGCGGCAAGGGCATCCGCATCCCCGGTTACCGCATCGGCGGCAAGACCGGCACCGCCCAGAAAGCGCTCAATGGCGTCTACATCCCCGGCGCGCGCATCTGCAGCTTCGTGGCCCATCTGCCGATCGAGGATCCCCGCTTCGTGGTGCTGGTGGTGGTGGATGAGCCCCAGGGGGGCAATGCCTACGGCTCCACCGTTGCCGTGCCCGTGGCCAAACAGATCGTCGAAGCCCTGCTGGTGCTGGAGAAGATCCCCCCCAGCCCCGTGCTGAACGGGGGCAAGACCGCGGCCGCAGCCAAGGCCAGGCCCACCGGCTGA
- a CDS encoding transaldolase, with translation MANLLDQLAAITVVVADTGELDAIKQFTPRDATTNPSLILAAAQIPAYQPLIDDALRSARAVIGPEAPAEAVVLEALDEICVIFGREILKIVPGRVSTEVDARLSYDTEGSIAKARKLIGLYREAGIGCDRVLIKVASTWEGIQAAQQLEKEGIHCNLTLLFNFAQAVACAEAGVTLISPFVGRILDWYKASTGRDHYPGNEDPGVVSVTRIFNYFKTHGYGTEVMGASFRNIEEILELAGCDLLTISPKLLDQLRSSEGVLERKLDGLNPAPSEARVHLDRAAFDAAMAADAMAHEKLDEGIRGFCKAIETLEAQLAHRLAELEGASAFTHAAQEIFLLNDLDGDGCITREEWLGSDAVFDALDTDHDGRLVPDDVRGGLGAALALAQSS, from the coding sequence ATGGCCAACCTGCTGGACCAGCTCGCCGCCATCACCGTGGTGGTCGCCGACACCGGCGAGCTCGACGCGATCAAGCAGTTCACGCCCCGGGATGCCACCACCAACCCCTCGCTGATCCTGGCGGCGGCCCAGATCCCTGCCTACCAGCCCCTGATCGATGACGCCCTGCGCTCGGCCCGGGCCGTGATCGGGCCCGAGGCCCCGGCCGAAGCGGTGGTGCTCGAAGCCCTCGATGAGATCTGTGTGATCTTCGGCCGCGAGATTCTCAAGATCGTTCCCGGCCGGGTGTCCACCGAGGTGGACGCCAGGCTCAGCTACGACACCGAGGGCAGCATCGCCAAGGCCCGCAAGCTCATCGGCCTCTACCGCGAGGCGGGCATCGGCTGCGACCGGGTGCTGATCAAAGTGGCCTCCACCTGGGAAGGCATTCAGGCCGCCCAGCAGCTGGAGAAGGAAGGCATCCACTGCAACCTCACCCTGCTGTTCAACTTCGCCCAGGCGGTGGCCTGCGCTGAGGCCGGCGTCACCTTGATCTCCCCCTTCGTGGGTCGCATCCTCGACTGGTACAAGGCCTCCACCGGCCGGGATCACTACCCCGGCAACGAAGACCCCGGTGTGGTGTCGGTGACCCGGATCTTCAACTACTTCAAGACCCACGGGTATGGCACGGAGGTGATGGGGGCCAGCTTCCGCAACATCGAGGAGATCCTCGAACTCGCAGGCTGCGACCTGCTCACCATTTCCCCGAAGCTGCTCGATCAGCTGCGCTCCAGCGAAGGGGTGCTGGAGCGCAAGCTCGATGGGCTCAATCCCGCCCCCAGCGAAGCGCGCGTGCATCTCGACAGAGCGGCCTTCGACGCGGCCATGGCCGCCGATGCCATGGCCCACGAAAAACTCGACGAGGGGATCCGCGGATTCTGCAAGGCGATCGAAACCCTCGAAGCCCAGCTGGCCCACCGCCTGGCGGAACTGGAGGGGGCCTCCGCCTTCACCCATGCGGCCCAGGAGATCTTCCTGCTCAACGACCTCGATGGCGACGGCTGCATCACCCGCGAGGAGTGGCTGGGGAGCGATGCGGTGTTCGATGCCCTCGACACCGACCATGATGGTCGCCTGGTGCCAGACGACGTGCGCGGGGGGCTCGGGGCCGCCCTGGCCCTGGCCCAGAGCTCCTGA